The following coding sequences lie in one Rickettsia hoogstraalii genomic window:
- a CDS encoding pyruvate, water dikinase regulatory protein, whose product MTKLIIHLVSDSSVQTAKYAANSALAQFTSVKPKLYHWPMIRSLELLNEVLSKIESKHGIVLYTIADQELRKALTKFCYELKIPCISVIGKIIKEMSVFSGIEIEKEQNYNYKFDKTYFDTLDAIDYAIRHDDGQMLNELSEADIILIGPSRTSKTPTSVFLAYNGLKAANIPYVYNCPFPDFIEKDIDQLVVGLVINPNRLIEIREARLNLLQINENKSYTDFNIVQKECLEVRKICDQRNWPVIDVSTRSIEETVALIMRIYYNRKNKYNK is encoded by the coding sequence ATGACAAAGCTAATTATTCACTTGGTTTCAGACTCTTCCGTGCAAACTGCAAAATATGCAGCAAATTCTGCTCTTGCACAATTTACTTCCGTAAAACCAAAATTATATCATTGGCCAATGATTAGAAGTTTGGAATTGCTAAATGAAGTATTAAGTAAAATAGAATCTAAACACGGGATAGTATTATACACGATTGCTGATCAAGAACTCCGAAAAGCTTTAACGAAATTTTGCTATGAATTAAAAATTCCATGTATTTCTGTAATAGGTAAGATTATTAAAGAAATGTCTGTTTTTTCAGGTATTGAAATAGAAAAAGAACAAAATTACAATTATAAATTCGATAAAACTTATTTTGATACGCTCGATGCTATAGATTACGCCATAAGACATGATGACGGACAAATGCTTAATGAGTTGTCGGAGGCCGATATAATATTAATAGGTCCTTCTAGAACTTCTAAGACACCAACTTCCGTATTTTTAGCGTATAACGGTCTAAAAGCTGCCAATATTCCTTATGTTTATAATTGTCCCTTTCCTGATTTTATAGAAAAAGACATAGATCAATTAGTAGTAGGACTCGTTATTAATCCAAATAGATTAATAGAGATAAGAGAAGCTAGGTTAAATTTATTGCAAATTAACGAAAATAAAAGCTATACAGATTTTAATATAGTACAAAAAGAATGCTTAGAGGTTAGAAAAATTTGTGATCAAAGAAATTGGCCGGTAATTGATGTGTCGACTAGATCAATAGAAGAAACAGTAGCTTTAATAATGCGGATATATTATAATAGAAAAAATAAATATAATAAATAA
- the trxA gene encoding thioredoxin: MANNVTDSSFKKEVLESDLPVLVDFWAEWCGPCKMLTPIIDEISKELKGKVKVLKMNIDENPNIPSEYGIRSIPTIMLFKNGEQKDTKIGLQQKNSLLDWINKSI, translated from the coding sequence ATGGCAAATAACGTAACGGATAGCTCTTTTAAAAAGGAAGTATTAGAATCGGATTTACCGGTACTGGTTGATTTTTGGGCAGAATGGTGTGGACCATGCAAAATGTTAACACCGATAATAGATGAAATCAGTAAAGAATTAAAAGGCAAAGTAAAAGTACTTAAAATGAATATTGATGAAAATCCTAACATTCCTTCAGAATACGGTATTCGTAGTATTCCAACGATAATGTTATTTAAAAACGGTGAACAAAAAGATACTAAAATAGGTTTGCAGCAAAAAAACTCTCTTTTAGATTGGATTAATAAATCTATTTAA
- a CDS encoding ABC transporter ATP-binding protein: MSLSHSKVFIEITNGYVEGIDTHKRAQGLKHFFLKKGVSLSPNIPILNDINFSCQEGEKIAFIGSNGSGKSSLLKLIAGIYPLKSGTVKVHGDIAAIIDMGVGFEPEQTGRENIKMLMLYNNMLDKYNRKIENEIIDFSELGNKIDLPIKNYSSGMLSRLAFSVSIFQNPQILLLDEVFAAGDSRFIEKSLNLMKSKFKNTPISIIVSHQEEIIKDNCYRCILLKDGNIIGDGTPSEMFKIYNQQQGNS, translated from the coding sequence ATGTCACTTAGCCATTCAAAAGTATTTATAGAAATAACAAATGGTTATGTAGAAGGTATAGATACTCATAAAAGAGCTCAGGGTTTAAAGCATTTTTTCTTGAAAAAAGGGGTTTCTCTTTCTCCAAATATACCTATATTAAACGATATTAACTTTTCTTGCCAAGAAGGAGAAAAAATAGCTTTTATAGGAAGTAACGGTTCCGGAAAAAGCTCTCTTTTGAAACTAATCGCCGGAATATATCCGTTAAAATCCGGTACGGTTAAAGTTCATGGAGATATTGCTGCAATTATAGATATGGGAGTCGGTTTTGAGCCGGAACAAACCGGTCGTGAAAATATAAAAATGTTGATGCTATATAATAATATGTTAGATAAATATAACAGGAAAATTGAAAATGAGATTATAGATTTTTCGGAACTAGGTAATAAAATCGACTTACCGATAAAAAATTATAGTTCAGGAATGTTATCACGACTTGCTTTTTCTGTATCAATATTTCAAAATCCTCAAATTCTATTACTTGATGAAGTTTTTGCGGCAGGAGATAGCCGTTTTATAGAAAAATCTCTTAATTTAATGAAAAGTAAATTTAAAAATACCCCTATTTCGATAATAGTAAGTCATCAAGAAGAAATTATAAAAGATAATTGCTACAGATGTATTTTATTAAAAGACGGCAATATTATAGGTGATGGTACACCATCGGAAATGTTTAAAATCTATAACCAACAACAAGGAAATTCATAA
- a CDS encoding ABC transporter permease produces MIKYFFSKKYWRAIALLVKASIIRQNKDSFLGSLWGLIQPFIHIMVISYFFGFLLRQPREFMVMNLVGGIPLWSFIVSSLTICSSSLVTRDQIIKKVRISKTFFPVADSLGQLYTLICSFSAMYFAFILLFPEKFSWQIIFMPILILPLIICVISGSIAVAFLTPYIRDIPQMLSVILGVIYWSIPIVYPYSLIPESKKIYFEFNPFFLVIRPVQALVIDGTLPDMMLIVKSIIVAFITVCVSYLIYRQFSKRVIYYL; encoded by the coding sequence ATGATAAAGTATTTTTTTTCTAAAAAATACTGGCGGGCAATAGCATTACTAGTTAAAGCTTCTATAATTAGGCAAAATAAGGATTCTTTTTTAGGTTCTTTATGGGGTTTAATTCAGCCTTTTATTCACATAATGGTAATTTCATATTTTTTCGGTTTTTTATTAAGACAACCGAGAGAATTTATGGTAATGAACTTAGTCGGCGGTATTCCTTTATGGAGTTTTATAGTAAGCAGCCTAACGATTTGTTCAAGTTCTTTAGTTACACGTGATCAAATAATAAAAAAAGTTAGAATTTCTAAGACTTTTTTTCCTGTTGCGGATAGTTTAGGGCAATTATATACTTTAATTTGCTCATTTTCGGCAATGTATTTTGCTTTTATTTTATTATTTCCAGAAAAATTTTCTTGGCAAATAATATTTATGCCAATATTAATTTTGCCCTTAATAATATGTGTGATTAGCGGTTCTATCGCAGTAGCATTTTTAACGCCGTATATTCGAGATATACCACAAATGTTGAGTGTTATTCTTGGAGTTATTTATTGGAGTATACCGATAGTTTATCCTTATTCACTAATTCCGGAATCTAAAAAAATATATTTTGAATTTAATCCGTTCTTTTTAGTTATAAGACCCGTACAAGCGTTGGTGATTGACGGAACATTACCGGATATGATGCTGATAGTTAAGTCTATTATAGTTGCATTTATTACTGTTTGTGTCAGTTATTTAATTTACAGACAATTTTCTAAAAGAGTTATTTATTACTTATGA
- a CDS encoding FAD-dependent oxidoreductase: MKLGFNLDFNELDLTGLKKLDQIFLDYLFKADKSLHKDLMLFRSTPLSIIPQDYSEFLLKISPHLDDFLAELFCISKEVTISRLKHKDFDIIYECKRKFVQRVAVKKYPPEKIEDIDFEDVYLKLTDLIGTNFTSREFAKQIIIWQQDEENFAEELDIAARYAACHCHSRESGNPEKLYLDPRFHGDDIRDDDILFNLPQKLDKENLIDNKKISKYQKNQRLDFDYTDSFLNLDEALNDSHYCIYCHKQGKDSCSKGLLQPKNRHCEERSDVAISSNLLRLPRSLQSLAMTELKQGCPLKQKISEMNYVKAQGFNLSALAIIVIDNPMVAATGHRICNDCSKACIYQKQDPVNIPLIESNILEETLKLPYGLEIYLLLTRWNPLNIYAPLPQESTNYNILVTGLGPAGFSLSYYLLRSGHNVTAIDGLKIIPLPFNVHKPIKFWHEYKNLSSERMPRGFGGVAEYGITVRWDKNNLDILRLILERNNNFKYYDGVALDFNITNEQAFDLGFDHIAFCIGAGQPKVLDIENFEAKGVKTASDFLMTLQSGGAFLKNSNTNMVIRMPIVVIGGGLTSLDAATESLYYYKKQVEEFAENYIEKDLTDEDKEIAEEFIAHVRLFKEAKSNEELRKVFNKLGGATVYYRGRLQDSPAYKLNHEELIYTLALGVDFKENMQPLRINVDKYGHVESVEFENRNRHCEPTLCHSRESGNLEKNNISSGLVDFNLLDFRLRGNDIMDTVVLKAKTVIMAIGIENNTQFDEDKYSYFGDCNPKYSGSVVKALASTKEGYEAINKRLINNAPSFKNSYKDFITQLDYLLISRIHKINILDDKTFELIIHSPLAAKNFKFGQFFRLQNYSEDASKLIEPVALSPTDIDVEKGLIRFVIYEVGKSTSLCKTLSENEKVVLMGPTGSPLEIPQNKKIVIVDSECTNIGLLKVLKENNNEVIFFTYPNIKNHKLTSVDIVIINASPDIIEELQSLKNEIFGENTELIVSVNSSMQCMMKGICGQCIQKVKGEQKYIFACICQNQKAEIIDFKSLKTRLRQNSLQEKISS; encoded by the coding sequence ATGAAACTTGGTTTTAATCTAGATTTTAATGAATTAGATTTAACCGGACTTAAAAAATTAGATCAAATATTTTTAGATTATCTCTTTAAAGCCGATAAATCTCTGCATAAAGATTTAATGTTATTTAGATCGACTCCTCTCTCCATTATTCCACAAGATTATTCCGAATTTTTATTAAAAATCTCTCCTCATTTAGACGATTTTTTAGCAGAGTTATTTTGTATTTCAAAAGAAGTAACGATATCAAGGTTAAAACATAAAGATTTTGATATTATTTATGAATGTAAAAGAAAATTTGTTCAGCGTGTTGCCGTAAAAAAATACCCACCGGAAAAAATAGAAGATATTGATTTTGAAGATGTGTATTTAAAGCTAACTGATTTAATAGGTACGAATTTTACCTCTAGAGAATTTGCCAAACAAATAATTATATGGCAACAGGATGAAGAGAATTTTGCAGAAGAGTTAGATATAGCAGCTAGGTATGCAGCATGCCATTGTCATTCCCGCGAAAGCGGGAATCCAGAAAAATTATATCTAGATCCCCGTTTTCACGGGGATGACATAAGAGATGATGACATCCTATTCAACCTCCCTCAAAAACTAGATAAAGAAAATCTAATAGATAATAAAAAAATATCTAAATATCAAAAGAATCAGCGGTTAGATTTTGACTATACAGATTCTTTTTTAAATTTAGATGAAGCTTTAAACGATTCTCATTATTGTATTTATTGTCATAAGCAGGGTAAGGATAGCTGTTCCAAAGGCTTGCTACAACCTAAAAATCGTCATTGCGAGGAGCGAAGCGACGTGGCAATCTCGTCAAATCTCCTGAGATTGCCACGCTCCTTGCAGTCGCTCGCAATGACGGAGTTAAAACAAGGCTGCCCTTTAAAGCAAAAAATTTCTGAGATGAACTATGTTAAGGCACAAGGCTTTAACTTAAGTGCTCTTGCTATTATTGTTATTGATAATCCGATGGTTGCAGCAACAGGTCATAGGATTTGTAATGATTGCTCTAAAGCTTGTATTTACCAAAAGCAAGATCCGGTAAATATTCCTTTAATAGAATCAAATATTTTAGAAGAAACGCTCAAATTACCTTACGGTTTAGAGATATATCTACTTCTTACCCGCTGGAATCCACTTAATATTTATGCACCGCTACCACAAGAATCTACTAATTATAACATTTTAGTTACCGGGCTTGGTCCTGCAGGTTTTAGTCTTAGCTATTATTTATTACGGTCAGGTCACAATGTCACGGCTATTGACGGCTTAAAAATTATTCCTTTACCTTTTAACGTTCATAAGCCTATAAAATTTTGGCATGAATATAAAAATTTGTCATCAGAAAGAATGCCGAGAGGATTTGGAGGAGTAGCGGAATATGGGATTACCGTTCGGTGGGATAAAAACAATCTTGATATATTGCGGCTGATACTCGAGAGAAATAACAATTTCAAATATTATGACGGAGTAGCTTTAGATTTTAATATAACGAACGAACAGGCTTTCGATTTGGGTTTTGACCATATAGCTTTTTGTATTGGAGCAGGTCAGCCGAAAGTTTTAGATATAGAAAATTTTGAAGCTAAGGGCGTAAAAACAGCTTCTGATTTCTTAATGACTTTGCAAAGCGGAGGAGCATTTTTGAAAAATTCTAATACTAATATGGTAATTAGAATGCCGATTGTGGTAATAGGTGGTGGTCTTACTTCCTTAGATGCAGCAACGGAAAGTTTATATTACTATAAAAAGCAAGTAGAGGAATTTGCCGAAAATTATATAGAAAAAGATTTAACGGATGAAGATAAAGAAATAGCTGAAGAATTTATTGCTCATGTAAGATTATTTAAAGAAGCTAAGAGTAATGAAGAATTAAGAAAGGTTTTTAATAAGCTTGGAGGAGCTACTGTTTATTATCGTGGAAGATTGCAAGATTCGCCGGCATATAAATTAAATCACGAAGAGCTAATATATACATTAGCACTCGGTGTTGATTTTAAAGAAAATATGCAACCTTTAAGGATTAATGTTGATAAATACGGTCATGTGGAATCTGTGGAGTTTGAGAATCGAAACCGTCATTGCGAGCCAACATTATGTCATTCCCGCGAAAGCGGGAATCTAGAAAAAAATAATATAAGCTCCGGTTTAGTTGATTTTAATTTACTGGATTTCCGCCTCCGTGGGAATGACATAATGGACACTGTGGTACTTAAAGCCAAAACCGTGATTATGGCAATCGGTATAGAAAATAACACTCAATTCGATGAGGATAAATATAGTTATTTCGGTGATTGTAATCCTAAATATTCGGGAAGTGTAGTGAAAGCTCTTGCAAGCACTAAAGAAGGGTACGAGGCTATTAATAAAAGACTTATAAATAATGCCCCTAGCTTTAAAAATAGTTATAAAGACTTTATAACGCAGCTTGATTATTTATTGATTAGTAGAATTCATAAAATAAATATTTTAGATGATAAAACTTTTGAGTTGATAATTCATTCGCCGCTTGCTGCTAAAAATTTTAAGTTCGGACAGTTCTTTCGCTTACAAAATTATTCTGAAGATGCTTCTAAGTTAATAGAACCGGTAGCCTTAAGCCCTACAGATATTGATGTAGAAAAAGGTTTAATTAGATTTGTAATTTATGAAGTCGGTAAATCAACTAGCTTATGTAAAACATTATCTGAAAATGAGAAAGTAGTTTTAATGGGACCGACAGGCTCGCCGCTAGAAATACCTCAAAATAAAAAAATAGTTATTGTTGATTCTGAATGTACTAATATAGGCTTATTAAAAGTTCTAAAAGAAAATAATAATGAAGTTATATTTTTTACTTATCCTAATATAAAAAACCATAAATTAACTTCTGTAGATATAGTAATAATTAATGCTTCTCCTGACATAATAGAAGAATTGCAAAGTCTAAAAAATGAAATATTCGGTGAAAATACGGAGCTAATAGTTAGCGTTAATTCATCGATGCAATGTATGATGAAAGGAATCTGCGGACAATGTATACAAAAGGTTAAAGGAGAGCAGAAATATATTTTTGCATGTATTTGTCAAAATCAAAAAGCAGAAATAATTGATTTTAAGAGCTTAAAAACTCGTTTACGCCAAAATTCTTTACAAGAAAAAATTAGCAGCTAA
- a CDS encoding type II toxin-antitoxin system PemK/MazF family toxin — translation MEIIEIKKGYIVACVISRDYGKPRPAVVVQSNLYKNHPSITVCPLTTDLIDAPTFRLLLTPTTLNGLNLESHTMVDKISAIRSDKIQKKIGELSPKQLEELIEAIKSWMN, via the coding sequence ATGGAAATAATAGAAATTAAAAAAGGATATATTGTTGCTTGTGTAATATCCAGAGATTATGGTAAACCTCGCCCCGCTGTTGTTGTTCAATCTAATTTATATAAAAATCATCCCAGTATAACAGTTTGCCCTCTAACAACGGATTTAATAGATGCCCCAACTTTTCGCCTGTTATTGACTCCTACAACGCTTAATGGTCTTAATTTAGAATCTCATACTATGGTTGATAAAATTAGTGCTATAAGAAGTGATAAAATTCAAAAAAAAATTGGTGAATTGTCACCTAAACAACTAGAAGAGTTAATTGAAGCTATTAAATCATGGATGAATTAG
- a CDS encoding CopG family ribbon-helix-helix protein produces the protein MTKSITTSIRLEINLSKKLEKAAHDLHRGKSWIISEAIRIYLKQLENSDLTKEARRQSLLASKENNPDADLWLKHNEESWLDEWK, from the coding sequence ATGACAAAAAGTATTACAACTAGTATACGTTTAGAAATAAATTTAAGTAAAAAACTTGAAAAAGCAGCTCATGATTTACACCGTGGCAAAAGCTGGATAATTAGTGAAGCAATACGTATATATCTTAAACAACTAGAAAATTCAGACCTAACCAAAGAAGCTAGACGTCAATCCTTATTAGCTAGTAAAGAAAACAATCCTGATGCCGATTTGTGGTTAAAGCACAATGAAGAAAGTTGGCTAGATGAATGGAAATAA
- the lpxA gene encoding acyl-ACP--UDP-N-acetylglucosamine O-acyltransferase, whose product MSNSNIHPTSLIAEGAKLGKNVKIGPYCIVGPEVVFHDNVELKSHVIIEGITEIGENTVIYPFASIGQPPQILKYANERSSTIIGSNNTIREYVTVQAGSQGGGMVTRVGNNNLFMVGVHIGHDCKIGNNVVFANYVSLAGHIEVGDYAIIGGLSAVHQYARIGEYSMIGGLSPVGADVIPFGLVSSKRAVLEGLNLIGMNRKGFDKADSLNALKAIEEIFSGEGNFAERIKQVAEKYKNNSIVMQIIDFLNQDSSRAFCRFEK is encoded by the coding sequence GTGTCAAATTCTAATATACATCCGACTAGTTTAATCGCAGAAGGGGCAAAGCTCGGTAAAAACGTAAAAATCGGTCCATACTGTATTGTAGGTCCTGAAGTTGTGTTTCATGACAATGTTGAGCTAAAATCTCATGTGATAATTGAAGGGATTACTGAAATCGGCGAAAATACCGTAATCTATCCTTTTGCATCAATCGGTCAACCTCCGCAAATCTTAAAATATGCTAATGAGCGATCAAGCACGATAATCGGCTCTAATAATACTATTAGAGAATATGTTACGGTACAAGCAGGAAGCCAAGGCGGCGGAATGGTGACAAGAGTAGGAAATAATAATTTATTTATGGTCGGCGTTCATATCGGTCATGATTGTAAAATCGGCAATAATGTAGTATTTGCTAATTACGTAAGCCTAGCAGGTCATATTGAGGTAGGTGATTACGCAATAATCGGCGGGCTATCTGCCGTACATCAATACGCTAGAATCGGTGAATATTCGATGATTGGCGGGCTATCACCGGTCGGAGCAGACGTAATACCGTTCGGGCTTGTAAGTAGTAAACGTGCGGTGCTTGAGGGCTTAAACCTAATCGGAATGAATAGAAAAGGGTTTGATAAAGCAGATTCTTTAAATGCCTTAAAGGCTATCGAAGAAATTTTCTCAGGTGAAGGTAATTTTGCTGAACGTATTAAACAAGTTGCCGAGAAATATAAAAATAATTCTATAGTAATGCAAATTATCGATTTTCTTAATCAAGATAGTAGTAGAGCATTTTGTCGTTTTGAGAAGTGA
- the fabZ gene encoding 3-hydroxyacyl-ACP dehydratase FabZ: protein MIIDITEIMDLIPHRYPFLLVDRVLEIDLNKSIKGIKNVTVNEPQFTGHFPARPVMPGVLMVEAMAQLAAILVAKSLGSTKNKEVFLMAIENAKFRRIVQPGDTMHIHAVIEQQRANVWKFSSTVTVEGEMAAESKFTAMIKDKS from the coding sequence ATGATCATAGATATTACCGAAATCATGGATTTAATACCTCATCGCTATCCATTTTTATTAGTAGATAGGGTACTTGAAATTGATCTTAACAAATCAATAAAAGGTATTAAAAACGTTACCGTTAACGAACCGCAATTTACAGGACATTTTCCGGCAAGACCTGTTATGCCGGGCGTTCTAATGGTTGAGGCTATGGCACAACTTGCTGCTATATTAGTTGCTAAATCGTTAGGCTCTACTAAGAATAAAGAAGTGTTTTTAATGGCTATCGAAAATGCAAAATTTCGGAGAATCGTTCAGCCCGGTGATACTATGCATATCCACGCTGTTATTGAGCAGCAAAGAGCTAACGTATGGAAATTTTCAAGTACGGTTACAGTTGAAGGTGAAATGGCTGCAGAAAGTAAATTTACCGCAATGATTAAAGATAAATCGTAA
- the lpxD gene encoding UDP-3-O-(3-hydroxymyristoyl)glucosamine N-acyltransferase, which yields MVSSNFYKNLGPRKLTAIIDFLHDIIEPPKIHEDIAIHDIKILQEASSNDISFLSNPKYSEFLKATKAAACIVPKNFTGEANPNTVLIHAENSYFAYGKLIDFFYTPIKSYPAKIMKSAIVADSATIGKNCYIGHNVVIEDDVIIGDNSIIEAGSFIGRGVNIGRNARIEQHVSINYTIIGDEVVILAGAKIGQDGFGFSTEKGVHHKIFHIGIVKIGNNVEIGSNTTIDRGSLQDTIIEDLCRIDNLVQIGHGVKIGKGSIIVAQAGIAGSSTIGKYCALGGQVGIAGHLNIGDGTQVAAQGGVAQNIEAGKIVGGSPAVPIMDWHRQSIIMKQLVKTSNSKLKK from the coding sequence ATGGTAAGTAGTAATTTTTATAAAAATTTAGGACCACGAAAACTAACGGCAATTATAGATTTTTTACACGATATTATAGAACCTCCTAAGATTCATGAAGATATAGCTATTCATGATATTAAAATTCTACAAGAAGCATCTTCAAATGACATTAGCTTTTTAAGCAATCCTAAATACTCAGAATTTTTAAAAGCTACCAAAGCTGCTGCTTGTATAGTGCCGAAAAATTTTACGGGAGAAGCAAATCCAAATACTGTTTTAATACATGCCGAGAATTCATATTTTGCTTACGGCAAATTAATAGATTTTTTCTATACTCCTATTAAATCATACCCTGCTAAAATAATGAAATCCGCTATTGTTGCAGATTCGGCGACTATCGGAAAAAATTGTTATATAGGTCACAATGTAGTTATTGAAGACGATGTTATTATAGGTGATAATAGTATTATAGAAGCCGGAAGTTTTATAGGTAGAGGCGTAAATATCGGCAGAAACGCTAGAATAGAACAACATGTTTCAATAAATTATACAATTATAGGTGATGAGGTAGTAATACTTGCAGGTGCAAAAATCGGACAGGACGGGTTTGGGTTTTCTACCGAAAAAGGCGTACATCATAAAATATTCCATATAGGTATAGTTAAAATCGGCAATAATGTTGAAATCGGTAGCAATACTACTATTGATAGAGGTTCACTTCAAGATACTATTATAGAAGATTTATGCCGCATAGATAATTTAGTGCAAATAGGACATGGTGTAAAAATAGGCAAAGGTTCTATTATCGTAGCACAAGCAGGTATAGCAGGAAGTAGCACAATCGGCAAATATTGTGCTCTTGGAGGACAAGTAGGAATCGCCGGACACCTAAATATAGGCGACGGGACACAGGTAGCGGCACAAGGCGGTGTAGCACAAAATATAGAGGCGGGTAAAATTGTCGGCGGTAGCCCTGCAGTTCCTATCATGGATTGGCATAGACAATCTATTATTATGAAACAATTAGTAAAGACCTCTAATAGCAAATTAAAAAAGTAG
- a CDS encoding IS110 family transposase yields the protein MEVTTIGIDIAKRIFQIHGVDKNGKTILKKKLMREQVITFMANLPRRCLVGMEACGGSSYWARELTKLGHNVKLMAPQFVKPYVKTNKNDQADAEAICEAVARPNMRFVPIKTVEQQDILFIHRVRQRLVKNRTALVNEIRGLLHEFGFVIPQGINKIMTKLTEILDEGDLSQLSYRTFSELKEEFLENDKKIKELKQRLKIIASQYSNHQRLMTIPGIGLITATALIASIGNASCFKNGRQLSAWLGLVPRQHSSGGKDKLLGISKRGDIYLRTLLIQGARAVLNSKIRFTTEEQKSKKDYSKFTKWMFNLSERNGHNKTTVAVANKLARVVFAVHSSGNDYTESKVCS from the coding sequence ATGGAAGTTACCACAATTGGTATAGATATTGCAAAAAGAATTTTTCAAATTCACGGTGTAGATAAAAATGGTAAGACAATATTAAAAAAAAAATTAATGAGAGAGCAGGTTATAACTTTTATGGCTAATTTACCAAGAAGATGTCTAGTAGGCATGGAAGCTTGCGGTGGTTCTAGCTATTGGGCAAGAGAATTAACAAAATTAGGTCATAATGTAAAACTAATGGCTCCACAATTTGTTAAGCCTTATGTTAAAACTAATAAAAATGATCAAGCTGATGCAGAAGCAATATGTGAGGCAGTAGCAAGACCTAATATGAGGTTTGTGCCTATCAAAACTGTAGAGCAACAAGATATTTTATTTATTCATAGGGTAAGACAGAGATTGGTAAAAAATCGTACAGCTCTTGTTAATGAGATCAGGGGATTATTACATGAATTTGGTTTTGTTATTCCGCAAGGAATCAATAAGATTATGACAAAATTAACCGAAATTTTAGATGAAGGGGATTTAAGTCAGCTAAGCTATCGAACGTTTAGTGAGTTAAAAGAAGAATTTCTAGAGAATGATAAAAAAATAAAAGAATTAAAACAAAGATTAAAAATTATAGCTAGCCAGTATAGTAATCACCAACGACTAATGACGATACCAGGTATAGGTTTAATAACTGCTACAGCCTTAATAGCGTCAATAGGTAATGCTAGTTGTTTTAAAAATGGCAGGCAATTATCAGCATGGCTAGGATTAGTGCCAAGGCAACATTCTAGTGGTGGCAAAGATAAGTTGCTTGGTATTAGTAAAAGAGGTGATATCTATTTACGCACTTTGTTGATTCAAGGAGCAAGAGCAGTACTGAATAGTAAGATAAGATTTACCACGGAAGAGCAAAAATCTAAAAAAGATTATAGCAAGTTTACCAAGTGGATGTTTAATTTATCTGAACGAAATGGGCATAATAAAACAACTGTTGCAGTAGCTAATAAACTAGCAAGAGTGGTGTTTGCAGTACACAGTTCAGGTAATGATTATACTGAGAGTAAAGTTTGTAGCTAA